In Helicobacter ibis, a genomic segment contains:
- a CDS encoding DNA repair protein RecN encodes MIQKIMIKNSPTFTNIELTPSQNFNVISGASGAGKSVLMESVLAIFGLRDINAEIIEATINLPFISDDFKGLIDDGEVILTITKKDKIRYFINSQNIPKKRISELFSHYLQHLSTKSNDALSQENLFLALDCYCSTKDKAHNGILQDYKNIYEKYTTQKKELEKLKEESLKINDLKEFIKFEIQKIQDLNPKEGEYEELLQLKKELSKKEKILKHIYEVQEFLKNSHVVSNLFKLLEIENSHIIESLNELDTICQREEQRLEELDSENIEKILERIESLSALNHRYGGISEALEHLSLKQQELEKYENIELILKNTQDSFNSTEQELQKSAKTLHKSRDKHLKEFEDTLNSTLTLLKMPSLKVNLQNSQINALGDSTLELNFEKTNIKNLSSGEFNRLRLTLLLAQSTNKDNAIIILDELDANLSGEESEGVAEVLHQLSKKYQVFAISHQPHMPSFATKHFLVEKGDKSSTIKELDKDGRIQEIARMISGKNITKEAIEFAKNKIK; translated from the coding sequence ATGATACAAAAAATAATGATTAAAAACTCGCCAACCTTTACAAACATAGAGCTAACCCCAAGTCAAAACTTCAATGTAATAAGCGGTGCTAGTGGTGCTGGTAAATCCGTGCTTATGGAGAGTGTCTTAGCAATTTTTGGACTTAGAGATATAAATGCAGAAATAATAGAAGCAACAATAAATCTACCATTTATAAGTGATGATTTTAAAGGATTAATCGATGATGGAGAAGTGATTTTAACCATCACTAAAAAAGATAAAATAAGATATTTTATAAATTCTCAAAACATACCCAAAAAAAGGATCAGCGAATTATTCTCGCATTACTTGCAACATTTAAGCACAAAATCAAACGATGCACTATCTCAAGAGAATTTATTTCTAGCACTAGATTGCTATTGTAGCACCAAAGATAAAGCACACAATGGGATTCTACAAGACTATAAAAATATCTATGAAAAATACACAACACAAAAAAAAGAACTAGAAAAACTAAAAGAAGAATCTCTAAAAATAAATGACCTAAAAGAATTTATAAAATTTGAAATACAAAAAATACAAGACCTAAACCCAAAAGAAGGCGAATACGAAGAGCTATTGCAATTAAAAAAAGAGTTATCAAAAAAAGAAAAGATTCTAAAACACATATATGAAGTGCAAGAATTTCTAAAAAACTCTCATGTAGTATCAAATCTATTTAAACTCCTAGAAATAGAAAATAGTCATATTATAGAATCTTTAAATGAGCTAGATACAATATGTCAAAGAGAAGAGCAAAGATTAGAAGAGCTAGATAGCGAAAATATCGAAAAAATACTAGAAAGAATAGAATCTCTAAGTGCATTAAACCATAGATATGGTGGAATCTCTGAAGCATTAGAGCATTTAAGCTTAAAGCAACAAGAGCTGGAAAAATACGAAAATATAGAACTAATATTAAAAAACACACAAGATAGCTTTAATAGCACAGAACAAGAACTGCAAAAAAGTGCAAAAACTCTGCATAAATCAAGAGACAAGCATTTAAAAGAATTCGAAGATACTCTAAATAGCACATTAACACTACTAAAAATGCCAAGCTTAAAAGTAAATCTACAAAATAGCCAAATAAATGCACTAGGAGATTCAACGCTAGAGTTAAATTTTGAAAAAACAAATATAAAAAATCTAAGCTCTGGAGAGTTTAATAGACTAAGACTAACACTGCTACTAGCACAAAGCACAAATAAAGATAATGCAATAATAATACTAGATGAACTAGATGCAAACTTAAGCGGAGAAGAATCTGAAGGAGTAGCGGAAGTATTACATCAACTATCAAAAAAATATCAAGTCTTTGCAATCTCTCACCAACCACATATGCCAAGCTTTGCAACAAAGCACTTCTTAGTAGAAAAGGGAGATAAAAGCTCTACAATAAAAGAACTAGACAAAGATGGCAGAATCCAAGAAATAGCAAGAATGATAAGCGGAAAAAATATAACAAAAGAGGCAATAGAATTTGCCAAAAATAAAATCAAATGA
- a CDS encoding NAD(+)/NADH kinase has protein sequence MTKLTLGVFLRPQTPQLKEYFLEFKSLALSLGFEVLLEDSSAKMLGENGLDIHQICTKSNFLISIGGDGTLISTARISYPYQKPILGINMGRLGFLTDLQKEEVSSFLPNLKNGNYNIANHMILEGNLKEQKFYSLNDIVLARCGKGMLTLQAYIDSKYFNSYYGDGLIISTPTGSTAYNISAGGAVVYPFSDNLLLTPICPHSLTQRPLILPSEFNVSISTKETCNITFDGQESVTLEVNDTLSIKSLKEGVKLIHNKEWDYFKILKEKFYWGDYE, from the coding sequence ATGACAAAACTAACTTTAGGTGTATTTTTACGCCCACAAACTCCACAGCTTAAAGAATACTTCTTGGAATTTAAGAGCTTGGCACTATCTCTTGGTTTTGAAGTATTATTAGAAGATTCTAGTGCAAAAATGCTAGGAGAAAATGGATTAGACATACACCAAATATGCACTAAATCTAACTTCCTAATCTCAATAGGTGGAGATGGCACATTAATATCAACTGCTAGAATCTCATATCCATATCAAAAACCAATTTTAGGTATAAACATGGGCAGATTAGGATTCCTAACAGACCTCCAAAAAGAAGAAGTGTCCTCCTTTTTACCAAACTTAAAAAATGGTAACTACAACATTGCAAATCACATGATTTTAGAAGGAAATCTAAAGGAACAAAAATTCTATTCATTAAACGACATAGTCCTTGCAAGATGTGGCAAGGGCATGCTAACTTTACAAGCATATATAGATTCTAAATATTTTAACTCCTATTATGGAGATGGGCTAATAATTTCAACCCCAACTGGCTCAACTGCATATAACATAAGTGCTGGTGGAGCTGTTGTATATCCATTTTCTGATAATTTATTACTAACACCAATATGCCCACACTCACTAACTCAACGCCCATTGATACTGCCATCAGAATTCAATGTATCAATAAGCACTAAAGAGACTTGCAACATAACATTTGACGGACAAGAGAGTGTAACTTTAGAGGTAAATGATACTTTAAGCATAAAATCACTAAAAGAAGGTGTAAAACTCATACACAACAAAGAATGGGATTATTTTAAGATTCTAAAAGAAAAGTTCTACTGGGGAGATTATGAATGA
- a CDS encoding J domain-containing protein has product MKVELLDPYIQISIEKESKFLTRAINFAYKHFSKAYRLSSSVLILDDGERYKKDYFLNWAYHVAMQEENKKESENFQVILDSSHLPIRIKMVEQRGLLEHVVVSLQIIQSTPTNSQVCLKLSRQSRLARRYLCSLFSHYLISYTKEEIFLDSSSPYFWEKIIGMLSQKVIHNIVLDFDYATFKAHNTFECFDEFLTKEEKILKKSYKILGCSYNDDFENIKTRYIELVKIYHPDNVYGQDKKIIDGYAEKFRIINEAYENIKSNFKRIA; this is encoded by the coding sequence GTGAAAGTTGAGCTTTTAGACCCATACATTCAAATTAGTATCGAAAAAGAATCAAAATTTCTAACTCGTGCAATAAATTTTGCCTATAAGCATTTTTCAAAAGCATATAGACTATCAAGTTCTGTGCTGATACTAGATGATGGCGAAAGATATAAAAAAGACTACTTTTTAAATTGGGCTTATCATGTAGCAATGCAAGAAGAAAACAAAAAAGAAAGTGAAAACTTCCAAGTAATACTTGATAGTAGTCATCTACCAATTAGGATAAAGATGGTAGAACAAAGAGGGCTATTAGAGCATGTAGTTGTATCATTACAAATAATCCAAAGCACACCTACAAACTCGCAAGTATGCCTAAAATTAAGCCGTCAAAGTCGCCTAGCTAGAAGGTATTTATGTTCTCTTTTTAGTCATTATTTAATAAGCTACACAAAAGAGGAGATATTTTTAGATTCTTCAAGTCCGTATTTTTGGGAAAAGATAATAGGAATGCTATCTCAAAAGGTAATACACAACATAGTTTTAGACTTTGATTATGCTACATTTAAAGCACATAACACATTTGAGTGCTTTGATGAATTTCTCACAAAAGAAGAAAAAATACTCAAAAAAAGCTATAAAATATTAGGTTGTAGCTATAATGATGACTTTGAAAATATAAAAACTAGATATATAGAGCTAGTAAAAATATATCACCCAGATAATGTGTATGGTCAAGATAAAAAAATAATAGACGGATATGCAGAGAAATTTAGAATCATAAATGAAGCTTATGAAAATATAAAGTCAAATTTCAAACGCATAGCATAA